A stretch of Lathyrus oleraceus cultivar Zhongwan6 chromosome 6, CAAS_Psat_ZW6_1.0, whole genome shotgun sequence DNA encodes these proteins:
- the LOC127091822 gene encoding protein VAC14 homolog, which translates to MAEALSVMPAAVLRNLADKLYEKRKNAALEVEGIVKQLASAGDHDKITSVITLLTTEFTYSPQANHRKGGLISLAAATVGLTNEAAQHLEQIVPPVLNSFSDQDSRVRYYACEALYNIAKVVRGDFIVFFNQIFDALCKLSADSDANVQSAAHLLDRLVKDIVTESDQFSIEEFIPLLRERMNVLNPYVRQFLVGWITVLDSVPDIDMLGFLPDFLDGLFNMLSDSSHEIRQQADSALSEFLQEIKNSPSVDYGRMAEILVQRAGSPDEFTRLTAITWINEFVKLGGDQLVPYYADILGAILPCISDKEEKIRVVARETNEELRAINANPAEAFDVGAILSIARRQLSSEWEATRIEALHWIAILLNRHRIEVLIYLNDIFDTLLKALSDPSDEVVLLVLDVHACIAKDSQHFRHLVVFLVHSFRLDHSLLEKRGALIIRRLCVLLNAERVYRELSTILEGESDLDFASIMIQALNLILLTSSELSEIRDLLKQSLVNPAGKDLYVSLYASWCHSPMAIISLCFLAQTYRHASTVIQSLIEEDINVKFLVQLDKLIRLLETPIFAYLRLQLLDPGRYLWLFKALYGLLMLLPQQSAAFKILKTRLKAVPSYSFNREQLNRMPSGDYYEFLPQMPDEHEKKDGDVTEDGGSSYSRLNFNQRLNEFQEMQKKHRVHTKSQRTSRSLSTSLPKEAQKEEEPQRQQSIDLNVPPSRSRRNSGQLQR; encoded by the exons ATGGCGGAAGCTCTCTCGGTGATGCCGGCTGCCGTGCTCCGTAACCTCGCCGACAAACTCTATGAGAAACGCAAGAACGCCGCTCTCGAG GTTGAGGGGATTGTGAAGCAGCTTGCTTCTGCTGGTGATCATGATAAGATAACCTCTGTGATTACTTTGTTGACTACGGAATTTACATATTCACCCCAAGCAAATCATCGCAAG GGAGGGTTGATAAGCTTAGCTGCCGCTACGGTTGGGTTGACTAATGAAGCTGCTCAGCATCTTGAG CAAATTGTGCCTCCTGTGTTAAATTCTTTCTCGGATCAAGATAGCAGAGTTCGATATTATGCCTGTGAGGCACTATATAACATTGCCAAG GTTGTGAGGGGAGATTTTATTGTATTCTTCAACCAGATCTTTGATGCCTTGTGCAAGCTTTCTGCAGATTCAGATGCCAATGTACAAAGTGCTGCACATCTCTTGGATCGACTCGTAAAG GATATTGTGACCGAAAGTGATCAGTTCAG TATTGAAGAATTTATACCATTATTGAGGGAGCGCATGAATGTACTGAATCCATATGTCCGCCAGTTTTTGGTAGGATGGATTACTGTATTAGACAGTGTACCAGATATTGATATGCTGGGTTTTCTTCCTGATTTTCTTGATG GTTTGTTTAATATGTTGAGCGATTCAAGTCATGAAATACGTCAACAAGCTGATTCAGCTCTTTCTGAGTTTCTTCAAGAGATAAAGAACTCTCCA TCTGTAGATTATGGCCGAATGGCTGAAATACTGGTACAAAGAGCTGGTTCTCCAGATGAATTTACTAGGTTAACGGCTATCACATGG ATAAATGAGTTTGTCAAACTTGGTGGAGACCAGCTTGTTCCATATTATGCTGACATTCTTGGAGCCATTTTACCTTGCATATCCGATAAAGAAGAGAAAATTAGAGTG GTTGCCCGGGAAACCAATGAAGAGCTACGAGCAATCAATGCTAATCCAGCTGAAGCATTTGATGTAGGAGCAATCCTCTCCATTGCAAGGAG GCAACTATCTAGTGAATGGGAGGCTACTCGAATTGAAGCTTTGCACTGGATAGCAATCCTCCTAAACAGACATCGTATTGAG GTTTTGATATACCTGAACGACATATTTGACACCCTTCTCAAAGCACTTTCAGATCCATCTGATGAG GTTGTTCTTTTAGTTCTTGATGTTCATGCATGCATTGCAAAAGACTCTCAGCACTTTCGACATCTTGTCGTTTTCCTTGTGCACAGTTTCAGGCTAGATCATTCTCTTTTGGAAAA GCGTGGTGCTTTGATAATTCGCCGCCTTTGTGTGCTTTTGAATGCTGAGAGAGTCTACCGTGAACTTTCTACGATATTAGAAGGAGAATCAGATTTGGATTTTGCATCAATTATGATTCAG GCATTGAATTTGATCTTACTTACATCATCAGAATTGTCTGAGATTCGAGATCTTTTGAAGCAATCACTGGTAAATCCTGCTGGGAAGGACTTGTATGTTTCTTTGTATGCCTCTTGGTGTCATTCTCCAATGGCAATTATAAGTCTCTGCTTCTTAGCTCAG ACTTACCGACATGCAAGTACTGTGATTCAATCTCTGATAGAGGAGGATATAAATGTCAAGTTTTTGGTCCAACTGGATAAATTGATTCGCCTGCTGGAAACTCCAATCTTCGCTTATCTTAGATTGCAG CTTCTCGATCCTGGAAGATATTTATGGCTATTCAAAGCATTGTATGGTCTTCTGATGTTGCTTCCTCAG CAAAGTGCAGCCTTTAAGATACTAAAAACTCGTTTAAAAGCTGTGCCGTCATATTCTTTCAATCGTGAGCAATTGAATAGAATGCCTTCTGGGGATTACTACGAATTTCTTCCTCAGATGCCTGATGAACATGAAAAAAAAGATGGTGATGTAACTGAAGACGGTGGGAGCTCATATAGTAGATTAAACTTTAATCAAAGGTTAAACGAGTTTCAGGAAATGCAGAAGAAACACCGGGTTCATACAAAATCACAAAGAACGTCACGCAGTTTATCGACTTCATTACCAAAG GAGGCACAAAAAGAGGAAGAGCCACAGAGACAACAGTCTATTGATCTTAATGTTCCTCCTTCAAGATCAAGGAGAAATTCAGGGCAACTACAACGATAA